ATTGTGGAGTACAGCCCTGACCAATAATTAATTTTTGAGGCTGATATTTGAGAGTtcataaaaacagataataCATAGTCTGATATAAGTTTCTttttcacataaacacaaatataaatgCAGTGGTGGATGAcatactcagatcctttacttaagtaaaaaagaaacagaaatacCATGGTCTAAATTActccaagtaaaagtcctgaatgcAAAATGTTATTAAAGTAAAATTACAGAAGTATTaccaacaaaatgtacttaaagtatagataataaaagtattcattatgcagaatggctcctcTCAAAGAGATcgatttttataaaatattatactattctgttttttatcaCTAATGAAGACATGTAAGAGCATTTTATATACTTTGTAATACTACTGAGTAGATTAGTAGTATAgcactgcatcatatcatataaatatgtcatgttttttatgtaaaaagtaactatATGTGTCAAATCCTTGTAGTGTAGTGAAAAGTACAACATTTGCCTctgaaatatagtggagtagaagtataaagtagcattgaatggaaatattcaagtaaagtacaagtatgtcaaaattgtacttaagtacagtacttaatgtaaagtaaatataaaagtgAAATTCCACCGCTGTATAAATGACATTTTGATAGGGATTTATGACCaaagtatatgtatattttacacattttacagttgaaaaaccATCTTGTCAGTTCTCTTTGGTGCAACATCTTGTCACTTATCTGCCACCATATCTGGCAATACCAATATAtctgtaataaaataaagaaggTGGTAGCATTGCCTGGTTTTAGTATAACTTGGGCTCTAGTAGAGAGTCCATAGTTATGATCAGAATAACATTTGGTCTCAGGAGCTGGTGTCTTACACAGCTGGATCAGGTGTTGGGTGGATGTACTGCTGCCTGTAATGTAGCTCATGAATTTCTCATCACTAGGAGGGAAAATGCAGCAGGGGGTTGTAGTGTTGCAGTGACAATATTGTTAAGAGTGCAACTCTTCCTTCACCCACCAGGCGAGTGCAGCTGCTGGCCAGGCCAACCTGATCAAacagcaggaggagctggagaagaaAGCAGCTGAGCTGGAGCGGAAGGAGCAGGACCTGCAGAACAGGACCGCAGGCAGAGCGCTCAACAGTGGTGGTAAGTAGTTGTTGTTTTAGAAGTTGCATGTAAACTTGTGTTGTACTTACAAGCAATAAGAAGTGACACCACTCACAATGTTAAtccagctgttttttttgtccgtCAGCTAAAGAGAACAACTGGCCACCTCTGCCCTCGTTCTCCCCCGTGAAGCCGTGCTTCCATCAGGACTTTGAGGAGGAAATCCCTGACGAGTACCGCAGGATCTGCAAGAGGATGTACTACCTCTGGATGTGTACGTACCTGCATGCACTATTGTTCATTCATAcctcttgtttttgaaaatgaaaaagtcatTGATCCATAATGAAGTCTGGTTGACATCTGATGGTTTGGCATGTTAACAAGTCTCATTTTAAAACTGAGGTGTGTAGTAACCTAGGTCTACACCTCAGTGCATTGTACCTGTAAGCCTAAATTATGCTTTGCGCGTCCGCGAGGGTCCGTTGGGGTCCACCTGTATATTTCTTCATCAGAGGGTGTACGCGCAGGCTCTGTGCGGACGCCCGCATACGAGTAATTTGTTGTGACCGCACCGTCACTAGTGGTGGCATTGCaatctactgcgcatgtgtggaACACGTCCTCCAAGTGGAGAGTATAAACAGAACTAATACGCGTCCGTGGTGTCTgcagctgtgtgtttatgtgtctgttCAGGAGTATAATTGAGGCTGTAGAGTATAGGGCTGGCAAATGTCAGCATCTTCACATCATGACTTAAAACATAATATTCCTAGTTTTCTATACGATATTGATTAATTTATAGGTCATCTGACAACACTGACAGTTTTTTTAATTACGTAAAATATTTAACATCACAACAATATGAATCATAAACATAGTGttgttagggctgcacaatgaatcaaatattaatcgggATCCCGGTTTTGGCGTGCTCCCTCAGAGAAACCTCTGTTGCACATCAAATCAAGAGCTTCCTAAACTAAccgccagccaccaggggggcgATGAAGAGTTTTGGCTTGTACACCCTACAGCGGCGACCTGGGAAAAACTATTTTGATTGCAATGATTGCATTTGATAATCAGCCCTAACTGTTGCTTTTTGGTGGATTTCGTCATTATATGAagacatttttaacattttaggaTTGGGGATTTCTCAGAATATGCAGTAGAACACActttgggcctcatgcaggaagcagtaaaagaacaaatatcctcttatttttgttcgtATCCACGATTTCTAGTTATTTTGTTAGTACCTATTGATTTCTGGCATTCACCAATGTTTTTGTTGGTTTTCACAGTCTACAAATAGTTTGTCTAACGCAAGGAAACATGTTTCAAATTtgaggaacaaaacaaaatgcatgaatatcatataatgaaatttatattattatatgttttagttAAATTTGTGGGCTAAAGAAATACTATTGGTCCATTGATCCCAATATCAAACCTTTGGATGATATTGCGTGTGATCTTACATACTGCTCTTTGACgctttttgattttcctgtaaTGCCAGTACTGACGCCGGAAAATCACAATGTCACTACCGctgaacttcttcttcttcttacagcctttttttggtggcatctctccAATTCTTCGGCATGTGCCAGAATATTTGCACACGGCAcaacacctgcccttatatagtgtttagggggcgttacctatgctaataatcaaCAAATCAGCCACGCCTCCAATTTATGATGAATTgtgattcatcattcagcacacctgggtCAAAGCAGATTTGGATAGTTAAGAAagtttggtgcatctggagttgacttctcATTATTTCTCTTAgcagaaaattaagagaaaatataagagaaattTAAGAGACTGTTGCTGTATGAGGCCCAATGGTTCACTTCAGTTGCACTCCTTTTAAAATCCAGCAGTGAGAGTGTAGTTGCCAGTACCAAACCCtttcacacatcacacatcCTTCACACCATTAATGTCTGTCACACCTATTAATTCCTCTTAAAAGGCACCAAATATGGTTCACTATAAACTCTCTTTTTTAGCCATCCAAAAGCAGAGTGGTGCGTTTGTCCTTATGTTGATGTCTTTGATGATAGCTACCAGTCCAGCTCACTGGTTTCCTGTGTGTCTCCCAGTCCACAGTGCCACTCTCTTCCTCAACGTGCTGGGCTGCCTGGCTTACTTCACGGCAGACTCTCAGTACGGCGTTGACTTCGGTCTGTCCATCCTCTGGTTCCTCCTCTTCACCCCTGTGTCCTTCATCTGCTGGTACCGGCCCGTCTACAAGGCCTTCAGGTACACTGTCTTCCTCGCCTTGTGCTGACGATGACGTAGTCTTTGATTTGCATGACGTACAGAACTGGATGTAACTGTTTTGTTGTACAAGCAGTAGAAATAGGGACACATGCAGATAAACACAAGTCTGTAATTGGAGGCTACGAGTTGTAGATTCTCTCTTGATCATTTTTGTGACTTATATACTTATTATATCTAATAATCTGGCAGCAAACAAACCTCTTGAATGCTATATACCATTAATAACATGTCCTTTGTGTTGTCTCTTTCCCCCTCCAGGTCTGACAGCTCCTTcagcttctttttcttcttctttgtctttttcatcCAAGTGGCGGTGTACATCATCCAGTCTGTGGGGATCCCCAAGTGGGGAAACAGGTCAGTGGGAACCTTTTGAAACTGAATAATCATCTGCATGTTGGGTGAAAGGGAACGTGTGGTGTAATTGACATTTGTTCATTGCTAACAAcaggttttctattttcattagTAAGAATGAGTCAGTGTTTTGGGTAGATTCGTAGTAAATGTGGGTGTGCATGGGTGTTtcttcatgtgtgtttgtgtgtgtgttcttgccCTGTTTCTCCTCTCTTGCATCTCTTTGACAGATTCCTGCTGCCCTAACTTGTCTGGGTTGCTGCTTTGTAAGTGTGTGGAACTTTTCTTCTTTGGGTTTCTTTTCTATATCATGTAATATATTAAGCTTTCCCAGCATTCACTTTTTCAAACTTCATGCTTTTCCATTGGTCACTGAGGCAGGTTACGATGTTGACTCATCTCTTTAATTCAGTCATTTTCAtactatttttttaatgccagaaaatTCAGTTGCATACTGTACAATACATGCTCACtgtagagaaaatgtgaaatgacacatggctgttttgtttgtatgtcTCTCTGTTGTTGACAGCGGATGGATCGCAGCCATCAGCATGATTGGCAAAAACTTGCCCGTGgcggtggtgatgatggtggtggccGGCTTTTTCACTGTTAACGCTATCCTGGCAGTCATCCTACTCAAAATGGTACGCTAATGTCAAACTTCTCTTATTCAGCCATGTTACAGTTTGTACTTTTACATGTTACTATTTGAATATTAACCAagtttaatatatatttcagtCTACATAATTACAgtctacacatactgtatgtttgcagTAAAATTAAAGATGATAGTGCCTCATGATCAATTTGAACTTTCCCAAAATAGAAAGTCGAACATGGAGTGGCATACATATAGAAATATGGATATTCCCACTATGGCTTCATATTGTTTATTTTCGCTCCAGCTCAGTGACGGGCATGCAGATCAAAGAGACAAACATAGCGAGAGAAGCTAAAAAAAGCTGATGACAAAACAAATGCAGCTGCAATGAAAGGGCAACCAAGGCATCAGAGGGAATATGAAGATCTCCAAACTGTTGAAAGGTTATATAACATGAAGGTTCAGAACCACTCTCAGCAGATCAGGCGACAAATAATTTATTTGGAAAGAGTCAAACAAAAATGCCATTTTTAAGGACAGTAGCTCTCTGTGACCATGGTAGGAAGACTTCAATCCATTTTAACAGCAAGTGTGTGCGCTATGTGGAGTCTGAAGACCATGttgccattattattatttgcaaaTATGTGCTCTTGCTGTAAACACCTGCCAAAAATCCTAACTGCAACTAGGAGGTAATCATAGAGCACACATACCTCCACCAGTCCTAAAAAAAATTTTAATCGTAGAGATGGTGAGACATTTTTTAGCTGCATCTTGACCCAAATCTGCATTGAAATACACATAATGATACAcaatcatcacatttttttcattcaaataagTACAATAGTTCATGATGCCTTCATTTTGAAAGTTTCATGGCACGTCTTTGTCACCAATTTCCGTCCAAGCGCACCTCCTTCCTGCAGAGGCCAGTAATAAAATTGCCAAATCATATTTTAgctgctttttgtgagttgatattgTGTTAAATAGGCATATCATATCGTCgcatatcgatcgcaggcctTTGAATTTAATCAAATcgaaatcgtatcgtggcagactttgtgatatcagcaaatattgtcGTCGTCAAAAGAATCGATATACTATCATATTCTGATGAAACTTGTGACTTACACCCCTAGAGGAAATCTACCTCTCTCATCTATCTTGCAATGTTACAGTGTCAAATTCTTGCCCCTTTCGAGGGGATCCTATGGACACAAATAATGCAAATTtataaaacacatacagacaagaGCAGCattacataacataacataatacaCTGCAAatatacagatacagacagctGGCTCACCCTCTCCAAACCAACACCCCCACCCCTCAGCTGTTGTACTAGACAACAACGACACAGATAATTAATCTGTTACATTAACGTGAAGAGAAATTGAAGCAGTTTGTCTTCAGTTTGATTGAAAGTATGTTGTAGGTTGATTTAAGTTGAGAAAGTGAAGATGTCCTGACACAGTGGAAAGAGGTCATCAATGAATAGAGGAAGATTATTCCAATCGAAAGGAGCTTTGTAGTGGAATGACCGACTTCTTTGCAATGGGTCTGAAATCATAAGCTCCTTGTGATTTATCCTTTGATCTGATTTATAAACCTGCTACTGCCCTAATATATTCCCCTTTTCTTACATCCCCAGGTCCACGGGAAATACAGAAGGACAGGTGCCAGCTTCACCAAGGCCCAGCACGAGTTCTCCACCGGAGTCATGACCAACAGAACTGTCCAGTCTGCTGCAGCCAGCGCTGCCACCTCCGCTGCCCAGGGAGCCTTTGGCATGAGCCAGGGGAATTAGACTGGTCCCACATCCTTGGTGCTGCAGGCTAGTCTCTTCTCTGACCAACATAGCCACATCCCAACATACTTCAATGTGTTTAGGGGATCGGGTTTTGATTATTTAATGAAAAGGGCCAAAAAACAAGTAACTTATGATGAAGGAAATTCTTCTCACGAGAAGATCAGCCTAGTGACGTGGCCTCATTTTCCACATAGAAACTTTTAAAGAAACTattgctgtgtctcaattcgcATAATTCCGTATTTAcacttgctattttgagtgcattaAGTGCATTCACACTGACAAGTATGGCAAATGCACTATGAGTACCTGGATGGTGTACTCCTAACGGTCAAAAATTTGAGTGTGGAATGCTGGACACTTCTCACCCTCAACagttgccatcttggctacgtagcagAAGGGAAGGGACTACCACACTTGTGAAAATGGCAGATGGCGGCATATTTTTCACCTTGTGTGAAACACAAGCAAGTAAACGTAAAATCATGTTCCtttttattcagtttaatacTATTGTCAATTGAGCAAACAAGCcggcagatattttggcggggcGACAATAGTTGTCAAATGTTGGCGGTAATGATCCGTCCGGTTGCAGTTTGCCATTATAGAGaagcgaagtcccgccccttccagtggaccaccatgaGACCTTACTtcaaaaatatgaacggtagtcaatggTGAGAGACAATTAtgtttttgatcccgtttgaattgctccatgaatcacacatatgatgtttgtcaatttaaaagatcatttttcaagtcaagaaagtctcagtttgttgtaaaactgttgaagtatcagactgtgagaatacataattagaaagactacacacccaaaagtcgtaagtgacgtctctctctctgaagttactatgtctgtgtgtttcctaccgGGATGAACTCGCACAACTCTCTCTTACCGGCTCATAAAAACACCAGGAGTCGCTttgtaaaacacatcaggtaagataacgttatATCTgggcgtggaacatagctaagttaccTAGCTAGCTAGtcttggtgacgtatattgtgtgaggggagagatgtagttcactgagcggtttcacacaaaactaaatgatactgtgattcatggcgcaattcaaacgggatcaaaaaaatatttgtctctcaccgttgactacatattttttcgaaaaataaggtcccatgatgatccaccggaaggggcgggacttcgcctctctgtaaagaagaagaagtggtcaaatgttgcgatTGTCATTTCTGGTAAGTGCACAACAGCCATGTTTGATTGGAGACGACACTACCCCATCGAAATTCACGCACTACGCAAGTAAAAACTTAGTGTGCACAGTGTACTACATAGAAATTGTACTAACCGAAGTATctgaattgagacacagcataTGGTATAGTAGGCCCTTTTCACATCAGCTATTATGACATGTCATAGCGGGGTTAACAAAGGCGTAATGGATAAAATTAATTATGATCCCGTTCTATttagtgtcacagccattccagtgatccagcatgcacaataccagggccccGACCCACCTCAATGGAACAGGGCCTTAATTaaagttattaattacacctgtgtttaccctgcaatgacatgtcaaactggctgctgtgaaaagggcctctACAGAAGACAAGCTAGAGGGCTTATACAAGTATGTAATGTCTGTTGTTATTGAACTCTTTACCCCCCTCATCAGTTTACAGCAAAATTCACGCTATCAAAAGTTATTCTGGGAAATGTAAGAAGAGGAGTAGGCAGAGTGACACAAATGAATTAGGAACACCTCATCGCATTATAACTAACTGGAATTCATTTAATATAGTCGACTAAAGATGCAAAAGTATCTGCATCACTGAACAGGGCTGGGGTTTAGtggtacatttatttaaatcccTTCACTGTTCACTACGCTGCTGGAAAGTATTAGGATTTTTCTATCCCACACACTGGGGCCTCATAAATAAACACTGAAGAGTTGGTGTTATCTAAAAAGCACACTTGACACAAGAATGTTTTCCCATCATTGAATGATGGATCCACTTAAAGTATGTATATAGCAGCATGTAGAGCGTTACCGGGTCTATCATCTGCCttgtaaacatatttttaatacATACGGACCACTTTATGCTACTGGATCCCCTGTTAAATGAGATCATGTTACTATCTTACACTACCGATGAACACAGTTGCTGTTTGAATTTTGCTGTTTTCATgtgtataatactgtatataggatGAGGATTAATGAAGGTGACGGCCGGGATGAAGGTTTATCTTTCTACTGTTTTAATCAGGTTACTGATTTAGATGAAGTGAGACAAAAAGCTCTTCTTTGGGCAAATAATGAAGACGTGGTTTAACTGGAAGGgcacattttaatttatgttgaGTTGTTAAGAATACCATTATGTTTTCTGTCATAGTATGGAGCCTTGCTGTGATTCAAATGAAAGACAGGGTGCAGGTTTATTAATGTAAAGTTACTGACGTAGTATAGAGTTTAGATGTATTTACTTTGAGAAGTGTAATAATGAGCAGAAAGAACAATATTTATCTGTTGATTATCCACTCTTTTGACTTTATCCATAGTAATTATACTGCAGACTAATGTCGCGTTACTGAATAGTCACAGATAGTTTGTATTTCCTATCTGCTTTCTACCTACTTGTTTTTAGGGATTAGCATTTTTActtgtgaatatatatatatatatatatacatttatactgTTACACTGTATCACATTGTTTAGGTGGAACCTCAGtgcctttaaaggaatacttcacccaaaAAATGACTTAGAGAAAACTTAATTTTTCTCatatgcctccacggtgaacagaGAATCAAAAAACGGAgcaagtcttgatgaattgaagaaAATGGGGGCCAcgtttaacaaaagaaaaaactattaTCTAAACATctttttacaaactctcacacaacttgtGAAGTATAATCAGTGTGCAACCACCAGGTCTGAaaaggaagtgccttaaactgtcattctttctaatagccagcagggggcgactcctctggttgcaaaaagaagtctgattgtatagaagtctatgagaaaatgagcctacttctcacttgatttattacctcagtaaacattataaacatgagtttatggtaaaccaagatggcgacagccaaaatgccgaactcgaggcttcaaaacagtagtccacaaaccaataggtgacgtcacggtgactacgtccacttcttatatacagtctatgagtataatccaagtcttgTTTATCCAGTCGtctgctcactacttcccaaacatgCATCTGCGCTAAAAACGTtcctatttaaaacactttggcGCAAATCTGAGACTGTTTATGTAGaattgttttaaatagtaaggatttagcgaagatgcatgtgtttgggaggTAGTGATCTTATGACTGGATAAACGAGACTTAGGTTATACTGcatgagttgtgtgagagtttgtaaacagatgttttgatatagttttgctgttaacCCATTTACTTtgattcatcaagacttttctctgttttttgattctcggtatgtgagaaaaacaaagttttcttcaaaaaTTCAAGTAATTGATATAGAAatagtcattttgtgggtgaagtattcctttaagcagATGTAACCCACCAATTATTTTGCGTGGGGATTTGAGCACAAGGCTGTTGGTTATTAGTGTTTTGTCTGA
Above is a genomic segment from Sebastes umbrosus isolate fSebUmb1 chromosome 2, fSebUmb1.pri, whole genome shotgun sequence containing:
- the scamp2l gene encoding secretory carrier membrane protein 2, like, whose protein sequence is MSGLDSNPFVDPLDINPFQDASITQATSGVTDNEFNPFSATEMGNHTGTTIPISATSSQPAILQTSVEQSAQASAAAGQANLIKQQEELEKKAAELERKEQDLQNRTAGRALNSGAKENNWPPLPSFSPVKPCFHQDFEEEIPDEYRRICKRMYYLWMFHSATLFLNVLGCLAYFTADSQYGVDFGLSILWFLLFTPVSFICWYRPVYKAFRSDSSFSFFFFFFVFFIQVAVYIIQSVGIPKWGNSGWIAAISMIGKNLPVAVVMMVVAGFFTVNAILAVILLKMVHGKYRRTGASFTKAQHEFSTGVMTNRTVQSAAASAATSAAQGAFGMSQGN